Within the Spirochaetota bacterium genome, the region TTGAAAAGCGACATATCCTTGAGGCACTTTCATACAAAAATTTACAGCGCTATTATGATATTTAGTAGAAATATATGCTGATAAAAAATTTTTTTATTTGATGCGTGGGCAAGAAAAGGTTATACTGAACCCTGTCATAAATTTATTTTAAGGAGGCGTTTTATCTGGGTCATCTATGCACTTTTGTGTGCACTGTTTTTAGCCATTGGCGATGCGCTTGTTAAAAATGCACCACGTATACATCCTGTCACAGTGGCTGCAGGGCGTATATTTTTTTCATTACCGGTGTTATGGATCATAGCTATTGTTAAAGGCATTCCTGCTATAGATCATAGGATTGTGTATGCATTTATTCTCTCTCCGCCACTTGAAGTTATCGCGCTGGTACTGTACATGCATGCATTGCAAATTTCACCAATGTACCGCACGTTACCATTTTTAGCGTTCACACCGCTTTTACTCATCCTTACTTCATGGTTTATGCTAGGAGAAAAGGTAACTGTATGGGGTGCGCTTGGCATTGTGTGTGTAGTTGGTGGAACCTATAGCTTGTATTTTAAGCCTGGACAGCGTTTGGATGAGCCATTAAAAACTATAGTATCTGACAAGGGGTCGCTTTTAATGCTTGCAGTTGCATTTTTATACAGTATAACAGCAAATTTTGGTAAAATGGGGGTGATGTATTCAAGTCCATCTTTTTTTGGAGCAGTATATTTTACAATTCTGACTTTAATTTTGATTATATGGTCAATGGTTGTAGATAGTATAAAGCGTATTTTTTCTAAAGAAATCTTGCTCATTGGTATCACACAGGGTGTCATGATTACGTTTCATATGTTAGCTCTGGAGATAGCTCCGGTAAGCTATATGATTTCGGTTAAGCGTTCCAGTATGCTGTTTGGGATCATTTTTGGCTCTCTATTCTTTGGCGAGAAGAATGTACTGCAGCACAGCATTGCAGCATTGATTATTCTTACAGGAATTGGCTTTATCAGCATACTTGGTTGATGTTGTAAAAATGATACACTGGTATTAATATTCAACATAAAGAAGCAATAGTTACTGGTAAAATATAGACAATAATAAAATAATGTTCAATTTACGGTTACTATCGCCCCTAAAAAATATTAAAGAAAAGAGCAAAATGGCATATTATGAATATTGAAATATGCTAAAAAAAGAAAATTTTGTTAAAAAAAACAATAAAACCTCATATAAATGAAAAAGCCTAAGAAATTTGCCTAAAACTGGCACAGTAATTGCTTATTTATTTAAGCACATGCTTTGTGAATATAAACAATATGAGTATAGATAAGGAGGACATAATGGGAAATTCTATATGTTCAACATGCATCAACAGAAATATATGTGGCAAGGATTCTTTGGCTCATTGCGAACATTATGATGTTGTATTAACCAGAGCCGAAGTTGTTGACCTGTTAAAGACAGCCCGTGAAAAGGATCCTAACAGATTTCAGACAATTCTAAACGGTATCAAGAAAACCTACCATATAAATCTGGCATACTAATACACTTAACAGTACTTGTTGATGTGGGGCAGGTTTTTACCTGCCCTTGCATTTAATGCAACGAACAAAATGTCCTTTTGTTTTCTCTTCCAGAATAACAGGATTTTGTAAACATTCGCTATCACCCAAATAACATCGTGGGTGGAACACACACCCCTGGGGTGGCTGTGTAATAAGTGGCACATTTCCGGGAATGGTATACAGCCTTTTGGCGGTTTTGCGTAAGCTGGGTATGCAGTTCATGAGTCCGTGAGTGTATGGATGTAATGGATTTTCAAAAATCTCTTTTGTTAGCGCCATCTCTACAATTTCACCTGCATACATTATTGCAATATAATCAGCCGTATTGGCAACTATCCCCAAATCATGAGTTATTAAAAGCATGGACATATGCTCTGTAGACTGCAGTGTCATGAGCAAATCTAATATCTGTGATTGAATGGTGACATCAAGTGCTGTTGTTGGCTCATCAGCAATCAAAAGGTCAGGGTGAGCAGCAAGTGCCATTGCAATCATTGCACGCTGACGTAATCCACCGGAAAGCTGGTGGGGATAGGCGTAGTACCTCTGTGAGGGATTGGGTATACCTGCTTTTCCTAAAAGTTCAATGGTGTATTCTTTTGCTTCTTTGTTTTTGTAGTGTAAATGAACTTCAACAGCTTCCTGCACCTGGTAGCCAATTGTAAATACAGGGTTAAGCGATGTCATGGGTTCCTGAAATATCATGGAAATGTTTTTACCACGAATTGAACGGAGTGTGGAATCAGGGCAGCGCAGTAGATCAATGGAATTGTAGGTGATAGTGCCGGATTCAATTGTGCCAGGTTTTGGCACCAGGTTAAGTATTGAATATGCAGTTACCGATTTACCACATCCTGATTCTCCAACAAGCCCTAATGTTTTGCCTTGGGGGATGGACAACGATAGATTTCGTACTGCATAGCTTTTGCCGTACAGATTTGTAAAAGAAATGGTGAGGTTTTCTATAGTTACTATCGCTTTCATGATTATGTGATATTCCTGCTACGCCTGGTTAGTTCAAAGCCTTCATCTTCAAGCCTTGCATATAGGTTGCCCAAATCAGCATTTTCAATTTTGCATTTATAAATAGTGGCATCCTTATAGGCAAGTATTTCGGCAATAATTACATCTACTACCTGTAAAGTGCCCGGTTGCATTTCAACTGCACGCTTTTCGTTAATTTGTGTAAATGCAACTTTTGTTATGCTATTAGCATGCAGGGCATCAATAAATGCTTGTAATGAGTCAAATTTGATTTCTCGTTGCATGGCATACCCTTGTATGTTCAAAAATACCGTGGTACAACAATAATCTCGTGTCCGTCAAAGTCAACGACATAATAGCGTATTGCTTTTTTATACTTATTTGTATAGTTGTTATCAGCGGTAACAGGGATGTATTGAATGGTGCCGATAGTTACTGGATGAGTAATCCCTGCAGCGCCAAAGAAAGCCTTAACATTATATTGCATCAGTAGTTGGTGTAAATTCTGATGGGAACTGGTTGTAAATTGCTGTTTTGTGCGGTGAATGTTTGGCAAAAAATATGAAAATATAAAAATATGTGAGAGAGAATGTTTTTTTAAATCCTCTTTAAGCCAAAGCAATTGTGTATCTGAAATTGAAAGAGCATCAGGATTGTTACTGAATAAAACAACAAAATGATTGGTGCCATAATTAAAGGAATACCATGCATTCTTCTGAGTAAATTGAGTATAAATGTTTGTTGAATCATTATAGATGTCCATTGGCCCGCATACAGTAAAAAGAATGCTGTGCAGTTTTTTTGCAAACTTATAAAATTGGCGAAATTGTTTTTCAATGTCTTTATAATTAATCCCCATAGCTGATGAACCACCGTGAATTATATTGCCACAGTGAACAGTGAACACTGGATTTTCTCTATTGATGGATAGAGTGGTATTTTCTAACTGTGGGCTATAGTCTTCATAGGGCGAATCAGGTGATGTATTATTAATTATAACAAATCGAATTGGTTGAGCCGGCAAAACACGACCAGAACTGCAGCTGTTATAAATAAAAAAGGAAAAAATTAAAACAATTAATGCGATAGTTACTGATAAATGCCTCATTGCTTTATCACCATAATACTCATGGAAAATTGTATGAATATGTACAAGCTGGTAATCTTAAGAAATAGTAATATCACAATAAGAATAGCTGCACTATTTTTTAGCAATGATAATTTTAATCAAACATCGCAAAGTTGTAGAGTACAATTTGTAAACATTATTCTCTTAACGTTGTTTTTTATTATTCATGATAAAAGCCTATAATTTTTAAAAAATTTATGTATATATATTATCCCATAACAATAGCGGTGGGGATAACAATTAATTGAAAATTATGTAATCCTTTTTGGTCCATATAGATGAACTGAAATATAGGCGGTAATTGGTATACATATAAACATGCCAATACTGCCTATGATTGATTTTACTATCTCACTTAAAATGGGGTTGTAGTTAAATATCATCCACAGGGGCATACCCGGCTGTATGCGCATAGAAATAAGCAAAATTAACGATAGCGAGCTTCCCACATACGCCAATATCAACGTATTTACCATTGATCCCAGTATGTCAGTTCCTATATTTAAAACTGATCTGAAAGCCTGTTTATGGGTTAAATCTGGATTTGCGTTGTATATTTCTGCTGTAGCTGATGCTATGGATATACACACATCCATTACTGCGCCTAATGCAGCAATGATAATGCTTGCAAGTGCTAATCCTCGAACATCAATCGTTACATCAGCAACATAAAATACTGTAAGCATTTCATTGGTCACAAATCCTGATAGGTGCATCATATTGCCAACGATAAATGCAAGGATTGCTGCAATGATTATTCCACATGATGCACCCAATATTGCAGCAAGTGTCTTTTTTTGAAATCCAGCTATTACCGGCAATGTTATTGCAGTGGATATTATAGCGATAACTATCGCCACAGGTAATGGTGGATATCCTTTTAATGTCAGTGGTATTAATACAAAGAAGAGCAACAGTATGGTAATTATTAATGCAATAAGCGAAAGAACGCCTTTTGTTTTCCCTATAACTAAAACAGATACTACCAGCAACAATGCAAGAAAAATAATCATTGATGTGTTATCAATATCATATAACGAAATGTATTCCGGAGTATTTTCTTCACCTGATTTAGATATGCCAATGAATACCACATCACCTGTTTTATAAAACATATCTTTTGGCAAATCATGTTCGCCCCTGAAGGTAGCTATTTTTGATTGTCCCTTTAAATTGCCATCTAAAATAGTAACATGGATTCTGGTTTCGTACAGAGGATAGTAATCATCACCAGCTATACGGTGCCTTTCAATCTTTGTTATCGTTGCACGGGTAAATATTCTTTCATCGTCATAAGGTGTTTTGGCAAGTAAAGGTAAAGCCATAGATATAATAAAGAAAATAAAGAATATTTTTTTCATGCGATAGTTCCTTTCATAATAATCATATATAAGGATATACTTATGCGTTGTATACTAAAAGAAAATGTCAAGCTACAAAATATTATTGAATAAAGTGATGAGTTTCAAATTTATGTTATTCAATTTTTATTCAGTATCATCAATTGCAGTTGCACAATGCAAAGTTATATTATGTAAATATTAAAAAACTTTATTGATATATTTAACAATAAAGTAATATATTAAATTATTTGACATCAAAATTAAAAATAAATACATTCATACAATCAAGGGAGGAAATTATGGATTTTG harbors:
- a CDS encoding DMT family transporter, whose product is MYALLCALFLAIGDALVKNAPRIHPVTVAAGRIFFSLPVLWIIAIVKGIPAIDHRIVYAFILSPPLEVIALVLYMHALQISPMYRTLPFLAFTPLLLILTSWFMLGEKVTVWGALGIVCVVGGTYSLYFKPGQRLDEPLKTIVSDKGSLLMLAVAFLYSITANFGKMGVMYSSPSFFGAVYFTILTLILIIWSMVVDSIKRIFSKEILLIGITQGVMITFHMLALEIAPVSYMISVKRSSMLFGIIFGSLFFGEKNVLQHSIAALIILTGIGFISILG
- a CDS encoding YibE/F family protein, whose amino-acid sequence is MKKIFFIFFIISMALPLLAKTPYDDERIFTRATITKIERHRIAGDDYYPLYETRIHVTILDGNLKGQSKIATFRGEHDLPKDMFYKTGDVVFIGISKSGEENTPEYISLYDIDNTSMIIFLALLLVVSVLVIGKTKGVLSLIALIITILLLFFVLIPLTLKGYPPLPVAIVIAIISTAITLPVIAGFQKKTLAAILGASCGIIIAAILAFIVGNMMHLSGFVTNEMLTVFYVADVTIDVRGLALASIIIAALGAVMDVCISIASATAEIYNANPDLTHKQAFRSVLNIGTDILGSMVNTLILAYVGSSLSLILLISMRIQPGMPLWMIFNYNPILSEIVKSIIGSIGMFICIPITAYISVHLYGPKRIT
- a CDS encoding ABC transporter ATP-binding protein translates to MKAIVTIENLTISFTNLYGKSYAVRNLSLSIPQGKTLGLVGESGCGKSVTAYSILNLVPKPGTIESGTITYNSIDLLRCPDSTLRSIRGKNISMIFQEPMTSLNPVFTIGYQVQEAVEVHLHYKNKEAKEYTIELLGKAGIPNPSQRYYAYPHQLSGGLRQRAMIAMALAAHPDLLIADEPTTALDVTIQSQILDLLMTLQSTEHMSMLLITHDLGIVANTADYIAIMYAGEIVEMALTKEIFENPLHPYTHGLMNCIPSLRKTAKRLYTIPGNVPLITQPPQGCVFHPRCYLGDSECLQNPVILEEKTKGHFVRCIKCKGR